A segment of the Synergistaceae bacterium genome:
TTTGCAGTTAAAGGAGGCTGACTAATGGGAAATTTTGCAGTAAAACTAGAGAAATTCAAAAATGTAATGAAAGAAAGAGGCTTGTCGCAAACTATTATACGCGCGCTCAAGAAAGTAACCGGCATATTAGACTGCGAACAAGGACTAGAGACTCTAAATTATTTCTTGAATCATTACGTTGATATAACGAAATTACCGCCAGCAGCAGGAGATTTGAGAAAATTGCAGTTGTGCGACGCTGTATTGTTATCTATATTTGATTCAATCTGCAAGAAACAAGACTGGCAATATTGGCTCTCACATGGGACTCTTCTCGGTGCAGCAAGACATAAAGGTTTTATCCCATGGGATGATGATTTAGACGTTTGCATGACACGCAAAGACTATAACAACGCCTGCGAAAAATTATCTGATATACTTGCTTCATTCGGTGAAGATTCTATAACGTACGGAATTGATAACGGCAGAATCGGACTCGGTTACAAACATTCAAAAACGGGCGTTTGGTGTGATATATTTCCGGTCGATATAGTTCATGCAGACTCAGATAACAGCAAGGAATTAGCTGACAAAATTTATAAATACAAGAAATTTTACAGGAAAAGCGGCAAAAATTTATCTCCCAGCGAATTAGACTCAGCGCGCGCAAAAATCATTAATTCTACTAAGGGGGGGGGGGGGTATGACATTGCGTTAATTGCTCCCGAATTTTTCCCCGATCCATTAAGAATTAAGACTGATATTATATTCCCATTAAGCACTATCGAATTTGAAGGCTATAAATTAAATGCTCCTCACGACACAAATAAATTTTTGACATGTACATACGGCGATTATATGAGATTTCCCAAAAAAGGAGTCGAATCTCATGGAGGCGACACAAGACCACCGCTCCGTGAATGGGCATCAAGAAGCGGAGTCAATATGAATGACGTATTAGAACATCTCAAGGAAATCGATAAATTTTTTAGGGCTTAATCTTTCGCTGGAGTAACTCGCAAAGTTCCG
Coding sequences within it:
- a CDS encoding LicD family protein encodes the protein MGNFAVKLEKFKNVMKERGLSQTIIRALKKVTGILDCEQGLETLNYFLNHYVDITKLPPAAGDLRKLQLCDAVLLSIFDSICKKQDWQYWLSHGTLLGAARHKGFIPWDDDLDVCMTRKDYNNACEKLSDILASFGEDSITYGIDNGRIGLGYKHSKTGVWCDIFPVDIVHADSDNSKELADKIYKYKKFYRKSGKNLSPSELDSARAKIINSTKGGGGYDIALIAPEFFPDPLRIKTDIIFPLSTIEFEGYKLNAPHDTNKFLTCTYGDYMRFPKKGVESHGGDTRPPLREWASRSGVNMNDVLEHLKEIDKFFRA